A region of the Drosophila subpulchrella strain 33 F10 #4 breed RU33 chromosome 3L, RU_Dsub_v1.1 Primary Assembly, whole genome shotgun sequence genome:
AGCTATGCCGATCAGTTGGAGAGCGTGGAGCGCGATGATGACCGCTTGGTGCACATCAACAGGCGTCGCCTCAACCAGGAcatccagcagcagcagcagcagcagcagaggaTTACCCCCCGCAGAATCGGCTCCATTGGCGAGGGTCGCCGTGTCATGGGCGATCGTCTCATCCAGGACGAGGACATTCTGAAGCTCATCCGTAGCGACAACCGCTTGACCCAGATGACCGACGAAGAGATCCTTGAGATGCTCAAGAGGAACCGTCTGCAGAAACAGCAAAACAACGATAGCGACAACAAtgacgacgatgatgatgacaacgatgatgatgatgaggtTGTGGAGCGCCGCCAGGGACTTCGAAGCCGCCGCAGCCTGACCAATCTCCGCCAGCAGAACAGCCGTCGTGGCGAGATCATCCTGCACAATCTCCGCCAGCTGGTGGCCCGCCTCAACCAGGAGAGCATCTCCCAGGGTGAGACGATCGACCAgactcagcagcagcagcagcagttgctCAACAATCCCCGCCTGACGCAAACCGAGAGATACAACCTCCGCCTTAACAAAATCCGCATAGATTCCCAGCGCAACCGTGAGATCCTCGGACAGATTGGCCAGATTGAGCAGCAACTTCAGCAAGTTATTGCTCAGGTTGTGAACCAGGTTAATGTCAACTCGCTGCGTGGCCAAGTGGAAGATCAGCGCCAGGTGGAGTCCCTGATCGCCGACGTCCTGCTGGGTCGCCTTGGCCAGGTGGGCATCATCAACATCATTCGTGAGGTGGTCCAGGACAACAAGTACAGTGGCCAGCAGATCGATCGTACCGGCCTGGGCATCCGTCTCAGTGATCCCGTCGTGCAGCACACTCTCCGCCGGATTGTGAAGATTGTGGACCAGCAGCGGGAGCAGATCCTTGGAGCCTACCGCCAGGAGCAACTGCAGATGCGTGGTGTTTCCATCAACGATGTCCGCGTGGACAAGCTGCGCACTCGCATCGAGGAGCAGGATCTGGATCTTAGCAACTTggtggagcagcagcagcagcagattcAGGGAGTCCAGCAAGGGATTTTGGGACGCCAGCAGGTTCAGGGAGTCCAGCAAGAGATTGTGGGACGCCAGCGACGCCTCAACAACAAGGACTTCACCATTGACCTGGAGATTACATCGGATGAGGATCGGGATGCCATAGTTCGCGTCTTCCTTGGACCCGGCGAAGATCAGCAGGGCAGGCAGGGTGTTTCTCTGGAGCAGCGCCGCCGTGACTTTGTCCTCCTGGATGCCATCAATGTGCAGCTGGAGAATGGACGCAATCGCGTCCAGCTGAGGTCCATCGATATCCCCTGGACCAAGAACGATGTGACGCCTGTGGGAGAGATCTACCGCCAGGTGATGACGCAGTTGAAGGGTCAACAGCAACAGCTGGTTATGGGCGGCAACCAAGAGTTGGTTGGCGAGAACGGACGCTTCCCCCAGCACTTGCTGCTGCCCCGTGGAAGGCCCCAGGGTCTGCCCATGCAACTCCTGGTGGTCGTCTCTCCTCTGGTGGAACAGGAGGTGCAGGAGATCGTTCCAGCCATCAGCATTGGCATTGGATCCGCCTCCCTGCAGGACATCCGCCCCTTGGGCTTCCCTCTTGACCGCCCCATCCGCAACGAGCAGGAGCTCCTGCAGCTGCCCAATGTCCTCCTACAGGATGTGACCATCGTCCAGGAGAACTAATTTCCCAACCAGGATTTTTCAAACCGAACGTCAGACCATATGCTTTGCCATGGACCCATCTGGAAAACCCTTAACGAACCCTAGTTTAAGTCTATCGAACGTAAAGCAATTTACAATAGCCAAATGTTAAATACTCTTTGTAATCCATTTATCTATATTTGTAATTAAAATCTTTGCAAGAAATGCAAACAAGCATTACATATCgatgattttattgaattttagAACCCCTGAGGTATTAGGATTCTCTTTTAAGAACTAGCATCCACATTCTGCAATCAATTAGTATTTGGGCTTTtcggaaaaattaaatctttataataatgttctataaaaatgatattattttataaaacaaatgtAATAACAACATAGATAATTGTTACctacttaataaaaaatttgcatgatgttataattgttttattttttgggacATTGATTagtaataaaaacatttaagaaGTAAGATAggatttttcaaaatgttCATGTATGGTTTGGAGCTATTTCTTGTGCAGGTTTTGTACCTTAAAAGACTCTCGTTTAAGGAATATTCTTAGGCATAAAGGAACTACCTATCATCAGGGCTATTAATAGCCCTCCCAAAATCTCCAATTTGGTCCTTATTGAAATTGTCACTTTTCTCGATTTTCCCCCACAAGATGGTTTTATCGTTTTATCACACCTCATCATGCCCACCCTCTCAATTTCACCTGACTGGCTTTTCTAATTTCGAAAAACAATTTCAATGCAAATTGCATGTCCATCGGGGAATGGCGGGGTATGGAAAAAAGGGGGGCCGGAGCTGGTAGGGATTAAAGAtagctgccacgcccccaaacAATGGCCGCCCACCGAACAAGGATGGCCAGACAATGCAGCGACCAAATAGCTGGCAGGCAACCCATCCTGGGACTATAATAGACTTTTCTTATTCTTGCCACACAACTCAATTTGCAACAACGCCGGGGATATATACACAGATCCCCAGATATATATCTGCCATGGCGCAGACGCCCAGCGAAGCGTCAATTGTCAAATTAATTGGCcgtaaaaaattgaaaatgaaaatataatcACACTTTCCGTTGTCGAGCTCACGTTGTCACTGGCTGGCTCGGGTCCAAAAGGATCTGGCTTTTAACCCTCTATATATGTGTTGGCTATAGAAGCTTTTTCTCATCAGAACGGGATATAGAGGAGGGTCCTGGGGAATGGAGAGCAGGTTGGAGGTCGACCAACCAAGGAACGGCAGACATTTCACCTCAGGCGGTTAAACGTTGCATTTTTCCAGGTTGCTTTCCTCTCACACCTGAGGTAATACCCTGTGGGATGTGTTTTATATAGGGGTAACATCAAAATATAAGCTTAGTATTCCGCAGtataacaatatttaaacaaaattttaagattatattacatttttttttaaattcgatTTTTAGTATTATATTTAGTATTCATATTATAAGGGTCCTAGAAAAAGACTTGTTTATGTGATATAATTTCTGTCATAAATGTAATAGAACTACGTATATTATGTAAAAGAAAAAACATAAATGCCATAAACAAACTAttggattttaaaattatagatAAAGATATCCGAAAGATGTTCATTATTGtatgaattaaaaaatctaaaaatttaaaaccaaagaataataactttttttttattatgatctactacttactttttataataatcatcatagtattttattttcgcAGTATTGCTTTTAAAACCTTCATCTAGTGAAGGCAATTTCTTAGTTCAtcacattttttgtttaccagGTCTACCTCCTCGAATGCCAAAGAATGTGGCACGTTGCATAATGGAAAAATGTTCGCACTCGACCTGATACTGTTTTCCCGACTTTTCCCGCCTCAATGCACTTTCATTATCTTCGAGTGGCTTTGCCGtacatttcatttcattttgcTGCCACCGTTGTTGCTGCGccttttttgtattttgtaatttgaaatttaaaatgttgttttctttAGTTTGTTGTGTCTGATGAGCTGATTAGAGGTTTCTGGCAGTTGGGGAATTACACGAGCTATTAGGCAGCCGCTTAATGCGAAAGTAATTATGTCTTGTTAATCAGACTGAGGCTGTGTGGGGCCAAAGGGTATTTAACCCGTAAGTTTATCGGCCCCTCCCCCTTTTTGCCTTCATCTCCCGGGTCAGAACTGAAGGTGGCTTAAAACCGAAAACTTTTGTGATTAGCAGGAGCCCCTTGCTGTGGCGAAGATAGCGTCTTGAGAAAAGCCAGAATAGGACActacaaaaatatatcttaTAGATTTAACCAAAGTGGTGTTATTATAGtatttacataattttttaagtGCTGAAATCTTGAAATATTGAGGCATTAGAAAacacaataaaaatataacctTATATTGAAGTAtccaaatttcaaaaatataagAGAGAACCTAACTAAAACCGGTTTTAGTTTTTGCTAAGTTTTattgcaaaatattttattataagggatctgaaatatttttgaaaataatttgtaaagtggtcttttatttaaaaatataaaaaaaacgaaaTTGTCAGAATTTGAGAGTATAAGTTTAACACCTATTTCAAAGATTATTTCATATCTTGCTTATATTATTACCTAAATTTGGGTATTTTTTCTGAGTGCTCTTGATGCGGAAACGCTCATATAATTTATGTTCTGCCTTGGCGCTCTGGCAACGGAAATGCCGTCGCGTAGTTTTGCCGCGCCTACGAACTCCTCCTGATTTTGGCGAAATTTCATAGCATACTATTCAGCGGCAAAAGTTTTTGGCACGCAAATTAGCGGCCACGTTTGTTTCGCCAAGGGAAATGGCGGGAGGCATCTGGCGAAACTTTTTCAGTTATGAAtataaagtttatttattaagCAAACAAGTTGGCGGTCTTATCTGTGCCGTGTCCTCTGATGGTCCTTTCTCCGTCAGTTCTTTTTGTGGTTGCCAAACAATTTCGCAGTTAGTTGAGCTTTCTAGTGGAGAAAGGCAACGGGGGCCTGGTACAATCTGCAAGAATTCGGTTGAGTGGTGAGGGGAATTAACTGAACGACTCTTTTTGGTAGTTTTGAAGAATGGAAAAGTGAAGGGTTTTCCGTCATTTACTGATAATTTCTTTTCAAGGGTTTTTACCTAGAAGTTACTTTCAAAGACATATTTATTCAACTTTTCTAGAAACAAAAACATTTGTACAAATAAAAAGGTTGAAAAAAGTAGACACATTAAATTTAGTTTAAGGTTAAAAGTAAATGGTAAAAGTAATGGATTTTGAATCATTTGCTGAAAATGTACTttcaatgatttttttttggctgtAAAGTTAGAAAGGAAGGTTTACTTGTAGAAAATAAGACTAAGATTTCTTAATTTCATAAcaatatttaacaaaaatatccTGCATATTCATTAGTGTAAGTTTAATCAATGGGAAATAAATCAaagaattcaaattaaacagaCATCAATGCAGCAAGTGACCAGCCCAAACCTTTGTAgctatacaaaatattaagaaaactACCCGTCTAGATGTGGGCCAAATCAATTCGAGCCTTTTTGCTTTGGCCACCTTTCCTGGGTAGACGTGTGGAAAATATTGGACGGAAGGGTGGAGGCGTGAGCTGTTTCCAAATCAACTTGGGCCAAAACCCTTCCTTCCCACTCCAAAGCGTGGCATTCAAAAATatacaataaacatttttacacGCTGCCTCTGGTTGGGAGGCTATCAAGTTGAGCAGAAAACTTTTCGCTATTCATGCAGATGTACACGACAAAAAATTGCTAACAAACGGAAATGTGATATACGCGCGACAACCTAAACACACACAAAGGCTAATGGAGCAGGGCGTGGAAGGGGGCGTGTTGGGATCAGTGGCGCCCAGGGGGTTCTATGGAGCTATATCCAACAATCATCAATTTTAAGTTTGTAGATATGATTTTTAAGAGTTAATTAGGcgaaaatagttttttaaggCTTGCACTTAAATGAGTGCTAAAATCTTTTACCCCTATATCATGTTAAAATGGAAATCATTGTGCttttcttataaatataactgagatataaatataaaatatcttAAGACATCTTCTTTTGAAATAACCCTGCCTACGCCACTGATGGTCTATTGCCAATTGCTACTGAAAAATGTATTCTGAATATAAACGTCCATACTGTATAGGTGAGATCTATGGCTACGTGGCAATCGCCTCGTATTCTTCTCGCTCTCTCTAGTCTATTCAATTTGTTTGTGAATTAAAATGAAGGGAGAAAAAAAATCGAGGGACCGGCGTAAAGAAAATACATTCATGCGTTGCATTGTCAAAAGGATTTTTTCTCTTCTCTGGCTTTTGTGCGATTGAAAGACACCCACCTCAACGCTTCAAAGCCCCCCTAACCACCCACTATATTCCATCTTAACTGACACGCTTTGGCGCATCGCTTGATAAGCGCAGGAGGGAAAGGAGTTCTTACTGGAGGCTTTCCTTCGAGTGggattaaaaaaatgtttacattGAGACGAGCAGGACATTTTAAAACCCACAGGAATCTAGGGTACTATGGATGAGATAGTTCCATTAGCTCATGGAATTATAATCAgtaaatattgtttttataacaTAAATTTTCCGACTATAAAGGTGATCCCGAAccatatattaatatattaaaatatatataatatattaaaattgttcttaactattattattatatacaaaatattatgtCAATCTTATATGCAATATTTAAGCATTTCAGATAAACATATATCCATTTCTTCAATATATATAACTTACTTAAGCTAGGTATTTAAAAGTCGTATCCCAGAAAAATGTACCATCTTAGCATAACAGGAAGATCCGGATCCTGTGAGATGATGAAGAGATTAAGAGAACCGGAAGGGATACGGACACAGGTGCGGATGATGATTTGGGGGAGAGCTCTACCCCCTTTGACTTGGCACATTCCAATGACAAACTAATAGTtaacaacaaatattttcaattacTGTTGCTGTCACAGCAAAATCAATCAATTCGCAGCCACAGACACGAAAgccatttaatttatattgccgcacttttccattttccttaTCGGGTTGGATGTATTTTAAACGCAAATTGATTTTGTGGCCACAGATTGCAGCGGTAAATGCATTTTACCCAGAATTTCtatttaatgtttattttttacaatttaCATGAACCTTTACCACCAGCCATCCTGTGATTTTGCCAACTAATGAGGTGTGAAAATgtggaaatacaatttttgctGCGTTGGCTATGTGGGCTGCAATTAGAATGAATTTATGGGTTGGGGGGATTTTGGATCTCTGTGTGGTTGGCGTTAAGGGTAAAGAGATGAGGTAAAGTATGCTATAAAAATGGGATTTGCTGGAATTGGTTGTGGCTTATTTGCTATTCACACCACAACAATGTAAACAATGCCAGGCCCGAGGACTTCCCACCCCAGCCAATCCGCTCGGCTTTATCCCCTATATCTCACCACCCTCGATCTACGGAGAACCCAGAGGCGACAGTGAAAAGCAATAAAACGCTCTGCCCAGAGACAGAGAAAAACTCACAATGCCAAAGCAAATTTGTTgcaaatcaaaacaaattccAAGCCCTCGACACGCACACAAAAAATCGACTAACTGTTTTTTTAACTTACCACGAAGACTCTGTACTCTTTTACTTATTTTCCAGAAATGTggattattaaaattatttgtaattttattAAGAATCTGTCCTTGAAACAATCAATAAATGTTAAAGACTAGTAAAATGCTATTTTTTGTAATGGGACATCAAAAAccatttcttaaaaattttaagattaTCTAAGAAAATATTAACTAACTTATAAAGGCAGCGATCTATGGTTTTGGTCTAAAtgcttataaaaaattaaatacaaatcaTTTTCTTGATTTAAAAACATGACTAATAGTCATTGACCATATTGTGGTATTCAAATTTGCAATGTTGTTAgcacatttaaaaaaaaatgtttttggatCAAGACACACActttttgatatatttaaaaatgaattgaTATATACAAATCAAAgttaaataacatttaattaaactatattaaattaaaaataaatattaaaacaatcatatcttgttttttttttcgtttaaaAGCAACGAAAGGACTGATGTAATACACTTTTTATACCAAGAAGTCCAGTTCCCACAGAAAACAAAAGTCACACAGTCTAACCGCATTGCCGTCCGCCCACTCACCCTTTATAAAAAGACTTGGTCCATCAACTTGATGAAATTCCACAACAATTTATGCAATCAGTTGGacacaacacaacaacaaaaaggaaaaaaggaATAATACAAATATGATGGGTCCACCAAGGAAAAAGCGCTTCATGCTGCATTTCAGGACCAGGAAATCCCTCCACCAGAATACCAACACCCCAGGACAATCCCTCTTAAGcctttttgaatatttttgacACGTGCGCtgcaattattttattacccAAACCGCCCttcaccgcccaccgcccaacCGCCCACTCTATTGGGTCGTGTGtgcagtgtgccacgcccactcgattGCAAACAGAGGGCGGTGGGaggatatacaaaaaaaataatcgtATTGAGGGACCGCCAACAATGGACCGGCAATTGATGCAATTCATTGAAAATTTTGATGGCAACTGTTTAGACTAAAATTGCATTAAGTCACCAAAGGCTTTTGTTGCCCAAAAAGTGGAACTGAATGGTAACCCAAACAATTGCCAATCATTTTCGCTTTCGCGCAATTGCATTCACAAATTCAAAACGTGCCTACCTAAATATGAAAA
Encoded here:
- the LOC119553442 gene encoding fat-body protein 1; the protein is MNRILLLMAFSAALVAAGRITVNPDRVQGIDRLSLEDLQRQKFILDIVQNIQQPLQQSDLIQLDQGLIVDSQRYRGGIDVVMQRVIDLDRQRRLLDEHQVYSVGRLEDVQQLRGIYRLLVRAQDFDTLRRNVVYLRRNINPVLLVNALALAIRDREDTRNLIVPAVQELLPELYLDEEVIEQVRGVLKEQTQRPTLMDIVGLRQNTMNPMMNILMPWRQIHMQMALLRQQQQNRLNVVGQKRVVIRADNQEQIEGTSLLTDDIELSNLVQNLIQELALLEDDTQEEQSQRISNVQGRNQLINSQQDDEDQWIGQSQWNTRQGELGQNVNTGRLLHVNRRRLQEQQNQEQGQNIYGSQRQRFQQLLRRDEDNDNDDDDDDDIRVGRVQLQRGISQGGLGIGGTNDLPTVSVNSDRLLHVSRRRLNAIQQEQQQDQQQYQQTGRQRFFGLGGRLSEGRRVGQLDEVRQMNDWQIKRQRQILGLQDDQEQDQDQYQIQAQKQGRRLGVQQQGQSYADQLESVERDDDRLVHINRRRLNQDIQQQQQQQQRITPRRIGSIGEGRRVMGDRLIQDEDILKLIRSDNRLTQMTDEEILEMLKRNRLQKQQNNDSDNNDDDDDDNDDDDEVVERRQGLRSRRSLTNLRQQNSRRGEIILHNLRQLVARLNQESISQGETIDQTQQQQQQLLNNPRLTQTERYNLRLNKIRIDSQRNREILGQIGQIEQQLQQVIAQVVNQVNVNSLRGQVEDQRQVESLIADVLLGRLGQVGIINIIREVVQDNKYSGQQIDRTGLGIRLSDPVVQHTLRRIVKIVDQQREQILGAYRQEQLQMRGVSINDVRVDKLRTRIEEQDLDLSNLVEQQQQQIQGVQQGILGRQQVQGVQQEIVGRQRRLNNKDFTIDLEITSDEDRDAIVRVFLGPGEDQQGRQGVSLEQRRRDFVLLDAINVQLENGRNRVQLRSIDIPWTKNDVTPVGEIYRQVMTQLKGQQQQLVMGGNQELVGENGRFPQHLLLPRGRPQGLPMQLLVVVSPLVEQEVQEIVPAISIGIGSASLQDIRPLGFPLDRPIRNEQELLQLPNVLLQDVTIVQEN